A region of the Desulfobacter postgatei 2ac9 genome:
ATAGAGAAAGCATTTAAAGGGCAGCCAAGCATGCTGATCCTGGATGAAGCCTGGATCATGCTGGGGCATCCTGTTTTCCAGCAAAAAATACGGGAATGGTTAAAAGTGCTCAGAAAGGCGAATTGTGCCGTTGTGCTTGCCACACAAAGCCTTTCTGATGCCAGGAATTCAGGCATTTTAGATGTGTTGTCGGAAAGCTGCCCAACCAAGATATTTTTACCAAACCAGGATGCAGAGAAAGAGACGCAAAAAGGACTCTATCACGGCCTGGGCCTCAATTCCACCCAGGTTAAAATCATCGCACAGGCCCGCCCCAAACGTGAATATTACGTGACCTCTTCACAGGGCTGCCGCCTGATCAATTTATCTTTATCCCCCCTGGCCCTGTCATTTGCCGGAGTATCAGGCAAAGAAGACATTGCCGCAATCAAGAATTTAATAAATGAGTACGGCCCTGAATGGCCGACACAATGGCTGCATGCCAGAAGTATAAAATCCCTAAAATTTAAGGAGCCTTAAAATGAAAAACAAAATCCAAACCACAATCGCTTTATTGTCCGTTATTGCCTTTGTCAATGTGTCTCTGGCCGGGATACCCGTTACTTGTGTGAATTGTTCAACGAATTTCACCCAGGCCCTGGAATATATAAAAGATATTGAACAGTTGGCAGAAGCAGTCAAACAATACGAACAACTCGTTCAACAAACAGAAAACGCCATCACCAATACCATGAACCTGCCCGGCAACCTGCTTCCCAACCTTCAATCTCAAATCAGGGCAGCTGTTGCCAATGTGAACCGTCTGAACTCTTACAAGGCTGATATGGGAGCGCTGCTGACAATTTTTACTGACACCTGGCCTGAATTACGGAACTTAAAAATTGATGACATATTGATGCAGGATCGTATTCAAATGCAGTTAGATCAGTTTTCAAAGGCCTCTGAGAAAATTGACAATGTTTTACAGTCTAATTTCCAGCTTAGCGGCCAGCAGTTACAAGACCTGCAGGATTCAGGGGATTTTGATGACTACTTGAACGATCTTCTTTCAAGCAAAACCGGCAGACAGCAGGCAATTGAAGCCGGCAACCAGATCAACGCCCTCACCGTCCATGAATTGAGACAGACAAGGGCATTGTTGTCTAATTATGTTCAGGCTCAGACTGCCGCTTTGGCTCAAGAACACAATGCTGCAAAGTTGAAGGATGCTGATTTGCAGCAGGAAATGAAAATTGGAGTAGACCGAACAGATGCAGTTATCATTCCATAAATCAAGGAACTATAACCGCGTCAGCTCTATCTATCCCCACTTTTTTCTCTTGTGCTTCGATTCTTTTCCACTCGGGCTCAGAGTCACCGGACACACGGATATAAACGCCGACACTGATACTAATAGCGACAACGATGGAGATGGTAAGGATGATCAAATTTTTAGACATAAAAAGAACTCCTGTTAAAATTTGTCTTTATTTTTTGATAATAGCAAGTTCTTTAATTATTTTCAATAATTCAGCAATGGCTGATATTAATCAGACAGTTATCGAAAAAATCATACAAGGATACAAAGACGTAGGTTCTACCTGGGGCGACAACGTCAAAACCCACGCTTTATGGTTACTGAAATGGCTTCTCGTTATCCAGCTTGTTGTAATGGCCGTAAAGCTGGGGTTCAAACAATCCACACTACAAGACGTTGTAGAAGACCTTGTCATGACGGCAATTTTTGGCGGTATCTTTTGGGCTCTCATCATAAAAGGTCAGGCCTGGGGTGTTGATTTAATTCAAGGTATGCTGAAAATGGCTCAGGATGTTGCGGGCGGCGGTTCGCCGCCTGGTGAGGCGTTCTTTGCAAAAGTCTTCACCGATGCCCTCAAGGTCGCAGATAACATGATGTATTCCTGGAATCCTATGTTAGTTCCAGCCATCTGCCTGTGTTCAATCTGCAGTGCCGTATGTGGTGCTTTTATCTACGGCATGTATTTGGTGATTCTCTGTGAATCCTACATATCCTTTAATCTTGGCATTTTTATTTTAGGCTTTGGCGGTATGAGATACACCAGAGGCTTTGCCACAGGTTTTTTAAAATACACCCTCAGTGTCGGCCTTAAATTATTCGTAATCCGTTGCCTGCTATATATCCTGGGCTCATTCCTGGCAGATATGGTGTTATTCACCTTTAAAAGTTTTACAGAAACCCTTGTTATCACAGCCTGTTTCTTCATTCTGGCGTTTCTCATTAAAGTATTGCCCGACACAATAGCCAAAATGGTCACACTGCACAGCGGCAGCAGTGCCGGAGCCATGACCGGAGCCATGGCGGCAGGCGCAGGTATGGCTGCGGGTGCGGCCTCCATGGGCGTCGGTGCCGCTGCCGGCGCTGCCAGCGGCGGCATGGCCGGGGCATTCAGCGGTGCCAGGGGCGGCGCATTGAGTGCCCTGGAAAAAATAGCCGAAGCAGTAAAACCCAAAGAGGAAAAGAATAATGATTAATGCCACAGAACACCAGGAACAGGTTTTACAACCAGCGGAAGAAAACCATTACCTGGCAGGCCGTAAAGCCTGGTCAGAAATGTATGGATCGTTCATCAGGGAAAGAAACCTCTGGCGGATGTCAACCCTGCTTGTTTCGATTGTTGCGGTCCTGCTTTGCACGGCAAATATCATACAGCTCAGGCAGCAAAAAG
Encoded here:
- the trbJ gene encoding P-type conjugative transfer protein TrbJ translates to MKNKIQTTIALLSVIAFVNVSLAGIPVTCVNCSTNFTQALEYIKDIEQLAEAVKQYEQLVQQTENAITNTMNLPGNLLPNLQSQIRAAVANVNRLNSYKADMGALLTIFTDTWPELRNLKIDDILMQDRIQMQLDQFSKASEKIDNVLQSNFQLSGQQLQDLQDSGDFDDYLNDLLSSKTGRQQAIEAGNQINALTVHELRQTRALLSNYVQAQTAALAQEHNAAKLKDADLQQEMKIGVDRTDAVIIP
- the trbL gene encoding P-type conjugative transfer protein TrbL, which produces MADINQTVIEKIIQGYKDVGSTWGDNVKTHALWLLKWLLVIQLVVMAVKLGFKQSTLQDVVEDLVMTAIFGGIFWALIIKGQAWGVDLIQGMLKMAQDVAGGGSPPGEAFFAKVFTDALKVADNMMYSWNPMLVPAICLCSICSAVCGAFIYGMYLVILCESYISFNLGIFILGFGGMRYTRGFATGFLKYTLSVGLKLFVIRCLLYILGSFLADMVLFTFKSFTETLVITACFFILAFLIKVLPDTIAKMVTLHSGSSAGAMTGAMAAGAGMAAGAASMGVGAAAGAASGGMAGAFSGARGGALSALEKIAEAVKPKEEKNND